A genome region from Phaenicophaeus curvirostris isolate KB17595 chromosome 10, BPBGC_Pcur_1.0, whole genome shotgun sequence includes the following:
- the MB21D2 gene encoding nucleotidyltransferase MB21D2 isoform X2 has protein sequence MVQKLDQKLPVANEYLLLSGGVREGVVDIDLDELNVYARGTDYDMDFTLLVPALKLHDRNQPVTLDMRHSALCHSWLSLRLFDEGTISKWKDCCTIVDHINGATNYFFSPTKVADWFYDSISIVLSEIQKKPQRGMPKVEKVEKNGTIISIILGVGSSRMLYDIVPVVSFKGWPAVAQSWLMENHFWDGKITEEEVISGFYLVPACSYKGKKDNEWRLSFARSEVQLKKCISSSLMQAYQACKAIIIKLLSRPKAISPYHLRSMMLWACDRLPANYLAQEDYAAHFLLGLIDDLQHCLVNKMCPNYFIPQCNMLEHLSEETVMLHARKLSSVRSDPAEHLRTAIEHVKAANRLTLELQRRGSTTSIPSPQSDGGDTNQPDDRLAKKLQQLVTENPGKSISVFINPDDVTRPHFRIDDKFF, from the coding sequence ATGGTTCAGAAACTTGACCAGAAGCTGCCTGTAGCAAATGAGTACCTGCTGCTTTCAGGCGGTGTGCGGGAAGGTGTGGTGGACATCGATCTTGATGAGCTGAATGTTTATGCACGAGGCACAGACTACGACATGGACTTCACCCTGCTTGTGCCTGCACTAAAGCTGCACGACCGCAACCAACCAGTCACACTGGACATGCGCCACTCGGCTTTGTGCCACTCTTGGCTGAGCCTGCGTCTCTTTGATGAAGGAACTATCAGCAAATGGAAAGACTGCTGCACGATCGTGGACCATATCAATGGAGCTACCAATTATTTCTTCTCTCCAACAAAAGTCGCAGACTGGTTCTATGACTCCATTAGCATTGTCCTCTCTGAGATCCAGAAAAAGCCCCAGCGAGGGATGCCAAAGGTGGAGAAGGTAGAAAAGAATGGAACTATCATATCCATCATTTTGGGAGTGGGCAGCAGCCGCATGCTGTACGATATTGTCCCTGTGGTGTCCTTCAAAGGTTGGCCAGCTGTGGCCCAGAGCTGGCTGATGGAGAACCACTTCTGGGATGGGAAGATCACAGAGGAGGAAGTCATAAGTGGGTTTTACTTAGTGCCTGCATGTTCTTACAAGGGGAAGAAGGACAATGAATGGAGGCTTTCATTTGCCAGAAGTGAAGTGCAGCTGAAAAAGTGCATCTCCAGTAGCCTCATGCAAGCCTATCAGGCCTGCAAAGCTATCATTATCAAATTGCTGTCCCGCCCCAAAGCCATTAGCCCCTATCATTTGAGGAGCATGATGTTGTGGGCTTGTGACAGGCTCCCAGCCAACTACTTGGCCCAGGAGGATTACGCAGCCCATTTCCTCCTGGGTCTCATTGATGATCTCCAGCACTGCTTGGTCAACAAGATGTGCCCTAACTATTTCATCCCCCAGTGCAAcatgctggagcacctctccgaAGAAACCGTCATGCTGCATGCGCGGAAGCTGTCCTCAGTCCGCTCAGACCCCGCCGAACACCTTCGAACTGCCATCGAACACGTCAAAGCAGCCAACCGGCTAACGTTAGAGCTCCAGCGGCGGGgcagcaccaccagcatcccctccCCTCAGTCAGATGGAGGGGACACCAACCAGCCTGATGACCGATTAGCCAAAAAGTTGCAACAGCTAGTGACTGAAAACCCTGGAAAGTCCATCTCTGTCTTCATTAACCCAGATGATGTCACAAGGCCCCACTTCAGAATTGATGATAAATTTTTCTGA